The Labeo rohita strain BAU-BD-2019 chromosome 14, IGBB_LRoh.1.0, whole genome shotgun sequence genomic interval CTTACTGTCAAGCATGAGGTGTCCTGAAGACAGATGCGTTCAGTTCCAAGAACTGACACGCCTACAGTATTTGCATGAGTTATCACTTTATAATTGTTCTGCAGTGTTTTTCAActaatattttttcagttaagaaatgaaattctatgcatattatttgatttaatagaAGGGTTCCTTTAGAAATAAGATGTTCTTTGATGATCTCAACAGCACTTGGCAATATGATTCTGTTAAAAGAGAAACATTCATAACAAGAACAGTTTCATAACCAACAATAATAACTGAGACTTACAATTGTCTTTACATGTCTGCTTAAGATGTTTCActattgtgaaattaaaacagTTTGAACTTACCCTAGGGGACCTAAAGAGGTTAAAAGGGTGCAGTTCAGCTGGTTTTGTAAAGCATCCCAGGTGAGACATCTGACCCAGAGTCGACCTCTCCCTGTACTCGCACGCATTCACAACGTATAAAgttatacaacaacaacaatacgcCAGCAATTCAACTGTTCAGATTACAATCTGAAGCACAAAACCATGCCACTCAGAATACTATATCCTTTCCGGCAAGTCGTTAGATGCAGAAAAACAAGTTGATCTGTCTGGCACACATATATCAAATTACAATCAAATAgtttcaaaacacttttacagAAAAGTCTGATGTTAATGTTTAGAATATCTTAATGTCTTCATGTTGAATTTACTCTATGCATGAGTGTAATGTTTCTAGTTGGATAAAGTTggcgatatatatatatatatatatatatatatataatcaagcaGTTAATACTTGCTACTTAGTACATTCATAAATAGCAAGATACTTGCATTAAAATACTTATAGTAGTTGCataatttgttattaattattagtttaattgatttgagTTATTTGAGTGGCAATAATAAAGGTATAGtttaccctcaagccattctgggtgtatatgactttcttctttcagatgaatacaattaaagatgtattaaatgtttggctcttccaagctttataatggcagtgaattatggtcgagattttgaagcaaaataaagtgcatccgcCCATCatgaaaagtactccacatggcctgggggttaataaaagatttatatagttttaagtatggattttttttttttacacaaacacatcgatttgcatcagaaggcctttattaacgtcccggagctgtgtggagcactttttatgatggatggatgcactttattggacttcaacaACTCAACAACTTAActtcaacagccattcactgtcattataaagcttggagcAGCCAGGAcaaatttttggctgaactatccctttaaaaactaTGAaaccagtaagattttgttcAATTTATAACAGTTTGGTGTCATGACAAGCTTAATTACTATTTAATGATGTGTATGGCTGAAATGGTTAAGAGATGGATATATAATTACAGCGTTAAAAATTTCTCATATCGCCCACTCCTAAGAAGTTCAACAGAGGAGTTAATTAAAAGTTGTCATGACGTAATACTTCGCATAATACATAGTACAAGTCTTTAGTCAAATGTATCAAAACACTCCCAGAAGTCCAACAATCCAACAATTTTGAAGTACACATGGGCTGTTCATGAAAACTTTTGGTTATGTAATAAGGGCACCTCACTTTCGCCCAAGACACATGTCAGTGCTAGAAAACAAGCTGTGCTTGTCCCGTGGTAGGACTCTGAATTCGAGGCTTTCCTGTGAAATCCTTAGTCTCATGCTGGTGGCCTTTGTTCTGCCCCACTTGGTCAGAATAAGATGTTCCAGGCACATTCTTTGCGAGGCTGGTACCACAGAGAGAAGCAAACCTCTCACACAGACAGCGATTCACAGTGTTTTCTAAACCCCTGAGGAAAGACGGGCACAGTTCTCAGATCTCAGGCGTTTAGAAAGAATTCCAGCACTGTTAAATAAGAGCACCTTCCCTTCGGCCTCCTACAAAGGGTCTCTTTTTGAGGAGAGCTTAATAAAAGCAACTCAGATAAAGTTGCAGGACCTTTCTTGCTATTTTTACACACTCATCAAGCTGAGGAACTAACTAACAAAAGTTGTGTATGTTCAAGCAAGTACCCCATGAAGGATTAGAGTCATTGGACAACTTCTGCTTGGTATATCTGACCTCTTGCACCAGCCCTGGGTTTAGTAAAGAGTTTAGGGTGGAACTACCACCCAGATGTGTTTGTGAGGCAACATCCTTTTATGATCGTGTGAAAGTAGCTAATGTTGCTTCCAAATCCTCTTTCTATAGGTGGAGTGCGGTGAACTTATCACATTCCCACACCCGTGTAGAGAACGTAGTGGCTTAcctcaaataaacacaaaacacaaaatgctcTGTCAGAAGAGATAGCTGTGTAGGTTTATAGGAATACACTGTTGTAGATTATTCTTGAAGTCAAATTAAATTCATTAGTCTCCGACTAATGTTCACTGTTTACTGCTTTTGCAAAACAGTGAGGCAATTCAAAAGATTGTGAGAGATTTGAAGTGTGATAGGTGGATTTTAAAGCATGAGAAAATTATAAAAGACATCCAACAATTTGAGAAAGATTCAATATATGAGATATTATTAGTCAGTGCATACACAAACATAAATCTTGCTGTCGCATCTGAATCTGAAAATGTGGTTTGTACAGTGGAAATTTTTTACATGCCTGTGGTTATGACTTGCATGCACCTTAGTTGAACAATGGGTcatgtatttgtttcttttttatgtcaGAAGCGGCTTGACCATATGCCTAGTGCTGCACTAGAAACCTTTACAAGGGAggataaatattttcaaatgcattttttaaaagtcttgtGTGggttatataatttttataatcttATAAAGACTTGTGTATTTATACAAGTTAAGTAACTCTTATATGTATTCATTTGGATTGGACTTTGGTTGCTGTGATGTAATTTAAAGGAAAATTTACAGAAATTTATAATTACTTTACTTAGAAGCTGAACACCGGTCGGTGCATTCTGTAAAAGTAGTAAACACTTTCAGCTAGTTATGACGTAGTCTATTTATACTGTCAACTTTCTTCTAAAGGATTGAAAGAAAAAATTCCGAAGTAAACATCTGTCTCATTTGATTCTGTCTCTACAGGATGCACCTGGGAGCGAGAGGGAGGCTTTTGTATAACGTGAGAATGAGGTAACAACTTCTACATGGCGGATCGCACTCAAGAACTTTCCACAACAGGGTATTAGATCTGAGGTTGAGGAAATAATGTCACTCTGCTGAAAAATGGCACAAACAGCCTACTGTGAGCCTATATTTACATGAGAGGACAAACAAGTAAAATTCTCAGTGCACTGTAACTCGCTCGCATGCAAAGCCGGCCACACTTCACCAGGCTTTGACATAGAAAGCCGCCCACTATTGCAAACTGAAACAGATGTTTGGGAGTTGCGTAACAGCAGAGGTCTTGCAGCTGTTTTGGGAAGGAGAGAAAACACCAAATCACCAGCTAATTCGGTCTGAACATTGTACCATTGAACAGTGTTTGCACTAGGTTGTTTACACCAGTCAAAaaaatatcatgaaaaaaaaactttgctttgctttaaactttattagttatataataataataataataataataatagtaatttttaattattattattattatcatcatcatcatcatcatcatcatcatcattattattattattattattatagttcaTTGGTTGCTTTGTTATTTGCCAAAAGACAGAGTATTATTACCCAATTAAATAGCATTCTTGGTATGGATCTTCATATTCACAAActtcacaaatatttattaatttacgctaccagtttttgaacattgtgatatatttttttttctcttctgctcaccaagcctggatttattttattcaaagtacagcaaaaatattgtcactatttaaaattatttgctgcttaaaaacatttattattattattattattgttgttgtttttgttgttgttaaaaacagctgaatagaatttttcaggtttctttgatgaatagaaagttcagaagaacagcatttatttgaaatagacatcttttgtaacatcataaatgtctttatcgtcacttttgatcaattgaaagcatccttgctaaataaatgtattaatttctatcatttatttaccacccaaaaatatatacagactccaagcttttgaatagtatgtTTCATAAAATTCATTTCACAAAagcttatttcagataaatgctgatctttgcatctttctgttcatcagaaaatcctgaaaaaatgtactcatctgttttaaatattaatattaaataataataatgtctcttgaacagcatattagaatgatttcactgacactgaagattgaagtaatgatgctgaaaatgtagctttgatcacaggaataaattacagtttacaatattttcaaacagaaagcagtcattttaaatgttaaaaaatatttcacaataatactgctttttctatattttgaatttaataaatgctggcttggtgagcagaagagaattctttaaaaaacattaaaaatcttactgttcaaaaacttttgactggtagtgtatgtgtttgtgttattaatttttaatatgtgGTTTGTCTGTTCTGTTTGGAATCAAATTGTCTGCCTTTTTGCCATTTACAGAACAATTCAAGGGATTTTAGTTTGATGGCATATATAGCTTGCTGTTAATAGCGGCAATAAAACGTTAATGAAACCTCAGATCTGAGTGCATTTGGATTCTGATATTTCCAGAAGTCATTTCCTTTTAAGCCTCCACCCATTTGCAATAGGACCCAGTGGACACAACTCGCTAGATCTGCCTAAACCTTCGAATCAACTTTATTACCATTCACCTTATCGGACCTTCTGCAAGAAATACTGAAATCTGGGTCTTACGTAGAAGTCTTACCCCTGGGACCACTCAGAGACTTGCGTTACACTGAGCGTAGCCTTCCTAAGAAGAGAAAGATGAGGGTTTCACACGCCAGCTTTGTTTTCTCACTATGCTTTGCCTCAAAGCCTTACGGATTACTACAGCACGGTAGCCATTATGAACTTACCTCTAGATCTATTAAACCGTCTTTTTTCCCATGTATGGTTTTTAATAGCCATTTTAACAGTTCAGTGGAAAGTTCCAACTAtgtatagtttttaattatGCTCACTGAGGTCAGTGACATTTATCTTGGAATTTGATTATTCCTTCGAATGTCATTGCATGCAATAAAATGTGAGCAGTGGGAGATGCCACTGCATATTTCAATACTAAATGTCAATCATAAACCATACCATGCATGCTGAAGGGACAATACTGGTGTAAATAATTGCATTATGAGGGCCTTATCTTCATGGACTTTACTCCTGGTATCACTTTATCTCAATCCTATATTAAGGCCAGCGAAGATTGTGCCAATTTTGCATCGACGCAATTAAAGTTGGAATTTTTATGGATATTAATAATCTGAGGGCAGCTTATCTGAAATGTTACAGAGGTCATAGACAATCATGTGAACTACTAGCGAAAAATCCAGAAGAATGAGGCTCCAAACTCaaatcagttttatattttactccTTGGATAGCCTAGTGAGATAAACGGCATGCTATCTATTAGCCTTGATCTCACCATCAGGGTCTATTTTGCCAGAATGACCGGCTGAATGTacttttttctacttattatataaaatgcatgaacTTTACTCTTGGTATCAAACACTGTACCTCAATCCTATATTAAGGCAAATGACGATTGTGCCAATTTTACATCGACACATTTAAAGTTGGAATTTTTATGGATATTAATAATCTGATGGcaatttatctgaaatgttaCAGTGGTCATAGACAATCGTGAACATCCAGTGAAAAATTCAGTAGAATGAGGCTGCAAATTTAAATCAGTTTCGTATTTTACTTCTTGGATAGCTTAGTGAAATAAACGGCATGCTATTTGTTAGCCTTGATTTCACCACCGGAGTCTATTTTGCCAGAATGACTGGCTGAATGTacttttttctacttattatataaaatgcatgaacTTTACTCTTGGTATCGAACACTGTCTCAATCTTATATTAAGACAAATGAAGATTGTGTCAATTTTGCATTGACATTTAAAGTCGGATTTTTTTATGGATATTAATAATCTGATGGCAGCTTTTCTGAAATGTTACAGTGGTCATAGACAATCGTGAACTACCAGTGAAAAATTCAATAGAATGAGGCTGCAAACTCAAAtcagttttgtatttttcttcttGGATTGCCTAGTGAAATCAACCGCATGCTATCTATTAGCCTTGATCTCAGCATCGGGGTCTGTTTTGCCAGAATGACTGGCTGAATGTACTTTTATATGAAATGCATGAACTTTACTCTTGGTATTGAACACTCAATCCTATATTAAGGCAAATGAAGATTCTGCCAATTTTGCATCGACACATTTAAAGTTGGAATTTTATAGATATTAATAATCTGATGGCAACTTATCCAAAATGTAAACTACCAGTGCAGACTCATCTGTAATGCATTAATTCCGTAGAATGAGGCTGCAAACTCAAATCAGTTTTTCCCCAGCTAATTGAGCAAATGTATTTTACTCCCTGGATAGCCTAGTGAAATAAATTGCATGCTATTTATCAGCCTTGATCTCATAGTTTGGGTCTATTTTACCAGAATTACTGGCTAAATGTATATTGTTCGACTATCTCAAACCTATATTAAGGCTGATGAAGACTGAAACATTTAAAGTTGGAATTTTTGTAGATATTAGCAATCTGATGGGAACTTATCTAAAATGTTATATGCATGAGGTCATGTGAATtaccattttagtaaaattgGAGAGAATGCTCCTACATGAAGACAAAGAAAAGGCCTGAGCAAAGTATTTAGTGTAAACATAAGGTTTATTGCAATGTGCATTTTGCATccaaaaattgttaaaaaaaaaataccatggaCACAATGAAGCAACAATACCCATGTTTCAAAAAGACTGCTGTCAAAAACGTCTCCCTGTGAAAAGTTCCACATGGTCCTGTTGGCTTGTGAGTATTAGGCAAGTCTTTGGTAGTTAGAAAACACAAAGTTCACTGAAAAACATGGCCCTTTTCAGACACCGTCGTGCCCGTTAGTTGGTTGGCATAGAAGGTCAACAGAACATTCGCAGCAACAGTATCCACCCCACACCGCCGTCTGTTTCAGAACATTTCGCTTTACATCAGTTGCTAAATTTACAGAACTATGCAAATGTATACAGATTTTCATTCCCACAATaagagaaaaatcattttttacacaTAGCCCATATAAACAAGTTGATTTTGTTCCgtttcaaaacacaaacaagcaATAATCCCCATAAGCAGCAGGCCCCATCTGCGGAGATACAAGCGATGCTATACAAATCATGTGGCAGGAGTCACCGCTGCGGACGTCGCCACTCTGTACGAGTCCGTCTCGAACGTCCTTAACTACAGGAGCTAAGAAATGTCCACAGTACTAGGGATCAATGACATGGAGGGCATGAACGCATGAGTCCCTTGCGTCAGGTGGGGCTGTGGGGGTATCTCGTAGGGACGTACATTTCCTTGGCTTGACTTAGATAAAGGCCGAAGTTTCGCTCTCGGCCAGCTCCGTCAGGCAAACCCCTCTCCGTCTCTTCGTGAGAGGGACCAAGGGAAAGCAAGGCTGGGCCCCCTTCCTAGCAAGGGGCACGTCAGTCCCGTTGTACAGTAACCTCGGACGTCTACGTCGCTCTCTCTTTTCCACGTTAGTCCGAAGAGATTGTCGGATATTACTGAACTAGGCCACTTGTACGTCGTAATGCTTTCATTTCAGGTCAGGTTTTCATCTGTACAGCCAGCTTCATCTTGAAGTTGCATATCTGGAGGTCCATTTCAGGTGAGAGCTGTGGCTCTGCCCGCCCCATGGCAGAGCCACTTATACAGCAGATCCCGTGCTGCTGTACTGGCGCTCACCATCTTCGCAGGACCCCAGCTCCTGAGGCTCCAGGGGGAGGCTCGAATCCGAGGGCAGACGTGACTGAAACTTCTCCAGCTGCTCTGGGCTTGCCAGGTTCTTCAGCAGGCTGTTCTCACGTTCCAGCTGGTTGTTCTTCTCTGCCAGTTCCTTGATCTGCTCTTTCAAGATCTCAACTTCCTCTCTGACTGCATACATTAAGTGATTCTTCACAAGATCCTACAAGAGAAAAATAGAGAATAGAGTTGAGTTTTCATGACCACACCAAAACACCTGACTGATGCATGCATTGAGTAGAATGAGGCGAAAACCATGAATCCAAATTCTCCTCAACTAATCAAGCATGCATTTTACTCCTTGTGAAATAAGCTACATGCTATTTATTAGGGGCCCTGATCTCACCATCACAGTCTGTTTTGCAATACTGATCAGCTAACTGTACATGTTCTActtattcattttactttttctgAGGGGGGGAGGGGATCAATCTaagaattaatgcatgtttctAACTTCCTGcttaaaagttgcaattttgtaatgtgaatccagttaattattaaaatattctctATTGCAAGCCTGATTTCTATATTGTAAGGGAGCAATTTTGATACActaataaaaagcatttaaagattatttgtacAAGATACGGccatttacaattaaatattaatatttaattaaaagcaaGAGTTACTAAGAGgattaaatagtttaaaacaaaaacttttccTAAAAAGAGAACAACATCCTAATAGTCAAGGTATTCAAACATGGCTCTGGATTACCATGTTTACATCTATTGTGAGCATGACATATATAGTAAAACAGAGCAATCTTAATATATTAAGATTATATAAGTGACCGTTTAAAGATTTTTAGGATATAGTAGTTATGGATCTACATATAGCATTATTTCATATGCATTTTAGTAAGTATACCTTAAGacctttggttaaaaaaaaataaaaaaatagttacaGATGTTACTAAGGGGAACAAGTAGtgtaaaacaaagacaaaaggGTGCATGTATTGTTGTATGGCGACCTTTGACTTTTACTGCAGGTGGGATAACAAAGCAAATGCAATGTAGGTAGATGCAGCAGCTCTAGAGCGTGCCACGGCTCTGGTTACAACCTACACAGAAACTAGATACTTTCCACTGCACTTCTACAATCGTGAGCTTAGGCTAGTAGGGGGATTTGATCGTGGTGGTAAAACAACTTACCATTGCTTGTTCGATCTTGTTGTCAATTGCCACAACGCTTGCGCCAGAGGCACTGCAAAAGACAAAGAAACAAGACATTAGAGCGCAGTTCAGGCACTGCAGTAGTAAACAAGCTCTTAGTGCGCGACATCTGAGCTGAAGCGCAGCGGACGGCGCAAAACGACGAAGTACTATTTAACGTGTTAAATGTCTGAGAATTACTATCGACCGTCAAGAAAACATCCTATAATACCATAGAAGTCTGCCTACCTGTTGTCTAATTTGACCGATACTACATCCCCTCCTAGGAAGGACGAGAAGAAGGAGATGGAGAAATTGTGTAGCTGATAGACTGCGAGCTCCATTGGCGTTTTGAACATCTCCGTGCTCATGTTAAGGACAAGACCCGTCTGAATAATACTTCTCGCCACGTTTGCGACTTGTTTGAACACGGCTTTAAGATCCTGGTTGGTTTGCTTCGGTGCGCACAGAGAAGCCAGCCGGGCGCTACGAGTAAACTAGGAGCGGTTTCAGAGAAACACTGTCGGCAAGTGATGCTATTTCTGCCGCAGCGGGGCTTTTATACTCGGTGCGTGACGTCGTATGACGCATGCATAGATTATTCAAATGAGGCTTGTGGCATAGATTTTCTATCTGCCCTCTCACTGAACTCGCTCAAAGAACACACAGCATGCTGCAGCAGCGAGCCGCAAGACAAACCCTCAAAACACATCAACACAAACAAGACACGCCATTAACGAGTGGCCGTTACTTGTTGCATCACTATGTTTTGGTAACCGATAGTTATGACTAGCTTCGTGAAATAGATAGCCTACGAGAATGTATTTGTCACTGAGGAACATGATGTTCCTATAAACCTCATCAATTTGTTACATGGTGAAAATCAGTAATTGAGCAGTTTGTTAAAGTACATCTATGTCTTCAGGACCTTATAAGTTTACAGTTTTGCAATTGACAGCTCAAGCAAAACAGTTTGGGATGGGAAGTGAGTTTAAACAGAAGTTTCTCACAGTACTGTTTAACTTCAGCCTTGAGTGCCTCTAGTGGGTAAACTGTGCATAACAGACATAAACACGTGCTTGAGCAAACGCTCTATGAAGCCTGGGATCAAAGTCAATGACACTTCAACACTTGGATTGTCAATAAGCTAGTGTTTGCACATTTTGCTCACTCAGAATGTAAACAAAGTACATGTTAAACTGTctgttagtttagtttttagcaTTAAAGCTCATACCAAAAGTCCTCATTTTACACAAtcatatttgtcatatttttcatcttaagtagcatggatatatttgtagcaaaaacacattgtattggtcaaaatgatcgagTTTGCTTTCacgcaaaaatcattagggaaACTTAATTGATTagtaatgcattgctaagaacttcatttggacatctCTAAAGGCagttttttcaaaatttatttttttcccctttttttgcaccctcagattccagattttcaaatctcggccaaatattgtcctattctaaaaacatcagtggaaagcttatttatttagctttcaaatctcatgttcaaaatattgaccattatgactggttttgtggtccaaggtaacatttcataattatgaagcaaattttctcaatatgcatttatgtcacaaaatgacattttttaagcatattaTCAGCTCTAACTTTTCTGAGTGGACCAAGAATTTGTCTAGATCCCAGTGAAGCCCTTTGAAAGGTGACGGCTCAAAGTTGATCCACCTAATGAGATTTCACAGAAAAGCCCAAATTAGTGACCGCAGTGCTGTCACTTTTCATTTCATGCTGAGTTAGTAACGCTGCCCGATTAGATTTCATAGGGACGCTCCAGAAGGAAGTTAACGTCTTCTCGTTTGACAGATTCTGAACTCCTGGCGAGCTCTAGTCAGGATAATTGGCAAGCGCTTGTACAGTTTGTACGGTATGAAATGATAATCATACCTCAGATGAAGGGGGAAGACCATACAGTGCCCtcctaatttaaaaagttatgtATCTTGCTGAGGGTCTGAAGGTAATTAAGTGTCAACAGAACCTTCCCGCTTTGCAGATTTAGTGTAAGGTATTCATTTTAGTAGCTTGATGTGACAAAACCAGGACAACCAGACTCTCTAACAAAGAGAGAACTGCATGCATTACATTCCAGGATGTATTGTACTTAAAACTTGTTTGGGAttggataaataatgcattaataattgGAATAATGCATTGTTGTGATGCAGCGAACAGATGCTTCATTCATCACAAAAGTGCACATCACAGTAAACACAGATGTGCCATGGTACAGTATGTCTCTGTCTGTCACCATGGCCAGGGTGGAGATGTCCCAGACTCGCTCCAATAAACAAATCCTTAACACCGCTACTACACAGTTTAAAACAAGGTTGGAAACTTAAAACCggttttaatgtatatatagtgtactgaaatgttaattatttacacTTGCAACGAGTaaaactcactttttttttaaaacaaacctAACCATACTTGGTAAACTTGGTTAGCATTTGCATACGTAAGGACACACCAATAATTACAATGATGGAATGTGTGGAATGATGCATTTTCGGTCTGTCAAGTTTGCATTCTGTGAATAGCTGCTGCTTATTAAgtcaaaaaattaaatctgGTTTACTTAGAATGACACCTAGACAGAGACCCTCACCATACTGGTgagtcaaatatttaaataacatcatCTACAATGTAAACTTGGCTTTGTGtccaacaaaatgaaaaaacaagttATGCAAGATGTGCATAAGCCATCTGTAATTACTTTCTAACATGATCCACAGCAGATGATGAATCCCGCCACGCACTTCGCTAACTGAAACATAACAATTTTCGCACCTCGCAGAGCAAGACGTGCAGTATTCCCCTGTTCGAGTGGTTAGACGAGACTAACTTTCCTAACACACCTTCACAATTAATCCGTCAGCTGTCAGTAGTAATAATACACTCACATGACTCCATCATTCTGACACTTACCGCCTGTCCCTCCTCTTAAATAGACTAGGTGAGTAGAAAGGTGGTAAACTCATGGCCGTTGCTCTGTGAGAAAGTCACTTAATGGCAGACGCAGCCCAAGATTCAACTTTGCGGCTGTGTGAGTGGAGTGAAAATGTCCCATTCTTTCAGCTGGATGGGAGGGAGGTGGACATACAACGATGTTGTGTCTCCCCCCCCCCCCTCTGTTCTCTGGACTATTCTCTGGAGACACATACTCAGAATTTCTGTTTTGCACATGGCAAGTTTGATTAGTGAGACTCATTGTGACATGATTGAGGGCAGAATATTCAGGGAATGATAAATTACTAAAGTCAACAAAATGACAGTGCTATACAAATGAGGTCTAACTGTTGCAATCTGGAATTTCGTGGAATGTGATGGTAAATTTCCATTTAGAATTTTCCATATCCATTTATGGTatgtgtttttacaatttaagttCCCTTTTGTTAAAAGAGAAAAGACATGTTTCAACTTTTAGGTATATAGCGTGGCGTGctcatttctttgtttttttgcgtCTGACAGTCTGAACGGAGTCATGCATGACTGCAAAAAAGCAGTTATGCTGTACATTCATCGTACTGTATGGCTGGGTGTTTGTTTGCCTACGTGCAACATGTTGGTACAGGAGATGTGCATGCAAC includes:
- the tsc22d3 gene encoding TSC22 domain family protein 3 isoform X2 — encoded protein: MSTEMFKTPMELAVYQLHNFSISFFSSFLGGDVVSVKLDNSASGASVVAIDNKIEQAMDLVKNHLMYAVREEVEILKEQIKELAEKNNQLERENSLLKNLASPEQLEKFQSRLPSDSSLPLEPQELGSCEDGERQYSSTGSAV